The genomic interval GCATCGTTCAGGTCTACCTTGCCGTCGGATACCTTGCGGTAGGGCGTTTCGATAAAGCCCATGTCGCTGATCTTGGCGTACACGCAAAGCGACGAGATCAGACCGATATTCGGACCTTCCGGCGTCTCGATCGGACAGAGGCGACCGTAATGGGTGTAGTGCACGTCGCGCACCTCGAAACCGGCCCGTTCGCGCGACAGGCCGCCCGGTCCAAGAGCCGACAGGCGGCGCTTATGCGTCATCTCGGCCAGCGGGTTCGTCTGATCCATGAACTGCGAAAGCTGGTTGGTCCCGAAGAACGAGTTGATGACCGAAGACAGCGTCTTCGCATTGATCAGGTCCACCGGAGTGAACACCTCGTTGTCGCGCACGTTCATCCGCTCGCGGATCGTACGGGCCATCCGGACGAAACCGACGCTGAACTGGTTGGCCAGCTGCTCGCCTACGGTACGCACCCGACGGTTGCTCAGGTGGTCGATGTCGTCGACATCCGTCTTCGAGTTGATCAGCGAGATCAGATAACGGATGATCGCGATCATATCCTCCTTGGTCAGGATGCGGACCTCGGGCGAAATATCCAAACTGAGCTTCTTGTTGATTCTGAAACGTCCTACGTCGCCCAGATCGTAGCGCTTGTCCGAGAAGAACAGCTTCTCGATCACGTCGCGCGCCGTCGCCTCGTCGGGCGGCTCCGAGTTGCGAAGCTGGCGATAGATGTAAACGACCGCCTCTTTCTCGGAGTTGCAGGGATCTTTCTGCAACGTATTGTACACTATGGAGAAATCGGTTCCGTTCTGAGCCTCCTTATGGATCAGAATGCTTTTGGCTCCCGATTCGATGATATCGTCTATGTGCCTCTCCTCGAGAACGGTCTCGCGGTCGATGATGATCTCGTTACGCTCGATCGAAACCACCTCGCCCGTGTCCTCGTCCACGAAGTCCTCGACCCACGTCTTCAGCACGCGGGCGGCCAGTTTCTGGCCTACGGCTTTCTTCAGGTTGGTCTTGGTGACCTTGACGTCCTCCGCCAGGTCGAATATCTCTAAGATCTGCCGGTCGCTCTCGAACCCGATCGCACGGAGCAGGGTCGTGACGGGCAGCTTCTTTTTCCGGTCGATGTACGCGTACATCACGTTGTTGATGTCCGTCGCGAACTCGATCCATGAACCCTTGAAGGGAATGATACGGGCCGAATAGAGCTTCGTCCCGTTCGTGTGGATACTCTGTCCGAAAAACACGCCCGGCGAACGGTGCAGCTGCGATACGATCACGCGCTCGGCCCCGTTGATGATGAACGTGCCGCGCGGAGTCATATACGGAATCGTGCCGAAGTACACGTCTTGAATCACCGTGTCGAAATCCTCGTGTTCGGGATCGGTACAATACAATTTCAGTTTCGCCTTCAGCGGTACGCTGTACGTGAGTCCGCGCTCGAGGCACTCGTCCATGCTGTAACGGGGCGGATCGACATAGTAGTCGATGAACTCCAATACGAAATTATTCCGCGTATCGGTAATCGGGAAGTTCTCCATGAACACCTTGTACAGCCCTTCGTTCTTGCGGTTCTCGGCTGTGGTATCTAATTGGAAAAAGTCTTGAAATGATTTGAGCTGCACCTCCAAAAAATCGGGGTAATGCATCCGATTTTTCACCGAGGAAAAGCTAATACGCTGATTATCTGATTTTAAAGACATTGTATCCAATAATTAAAGTTGAAGATAAGAAACTGACCTGAAATGCGAATCCGCTTCGTTTTCCATGGCGGCCCGGACTTTGCAAGGAACAAAATCCGGCGATTCCGCATGCGCCGACGCTCGTCATAGCGCGCCGCGCCACACAAAACATCCCTCTCTAAAGGAGATGCCGGGACGGCTCCCCTACGTGTTAAACGAGAAAAGGTATAGAGTCTACCTTCATAGACTCTACACCTGATATGTTCTGAGAACTAAGCAGTTACTACTTAACTTCAACTTCAGCGCCAGCCTCTTCGAGCTGAGATTTGATCTGTTCTGCCTCTTCCTTGGAAACGCCTTCCTTGATTGCCTTCGGAGCACCGTCGACCAAATCCTTAGCCTCCTTCAGTCCCAGACCGGTGATGTCCTTCACGGCTTTCACAACCTGAAGCTTAGCCTGTCCGGCATTGGCGAGGATCACGTCGAACGACGTCTTCTCGGCAGCGGCGGCACCGCCTTCGGCGGCAGGAGCAGCGGCAACAGCAACAGCAGCAGCAGCGGGCTCAATTCCGTATTCTTCCTTCAGAACACTAGCAAGTTCGTTAACTTCTTTAACTGTCAAGTTTACCAACTCCTCAGCTAATTTCTTGATATCGGCCATCGTAGTATAAAGTTTTTAAAATGTTTTACGTTAAAATGATTGATGTTTTTGTTGTTTTTTCAGGCGGCGCGCCTTCCCCGCTCCGGACGAGCCGTCGGGCCGATCCGGTCAGGCAACACGCTTAGCCCCTTGCCTCGAGGGTTTTGACCAACCCAGCGATTTTCTGTCCGGCAGATCCCTGCAGAGCCGAGATGACGTTCTTGGCGGGAGACTGCAGCAGAGCGACGATATCGCCGATAAGCTCCTCGCGGGACTTGATGTTGACCAGTTCCTCGAGAGCGCCCTCGCCCAGATAAACGCACTGCTCCACGTAAGCGGCCTTCAGCACCGGCTTCGGATTCGCCTTGCGGAACTCCTTGATCAGCTTCGCAGGCCCCTTGCCCGTATTGCAGAACATGACGGCCGTCTCGCCCTTGAGCGTCGGCATCAGCTCCGCCTCGGCTTTCTCGACTTGCTCGAGCGCTTTGATGAAAAGCGTATTCTTAACGACTACCAGCTTTACCTGCTGCTCGAAGCACATCTTCCGCAAAGCGGCCGTCTGCTCGGCATTCAACTCGGAGGTATCGGTGATATAGAAGTGAGAATATTCCTTCAGTTTCTCGGCCAGACTGTCGATAATGACTTTCTTTTCTTCCCTGTTCATCTGTTTT from Alistipes ihumii AP11 carries:
- the rplL gene encoding 50S ribosomal protein L7/L12, giving the protein MADIKKLAEELVNLTVKEVNELASVLKEEYGIEPAAAAVAVAAAPAAEGGAAAAEKTSFDVILANAGQAKLQVVKAVKDITGLGLKEAKDLVDGAPKAIKEGVSKEEAEQIKSQLEEAGAEVEVK
- the rplJ gene encoding 50S ribosomal protein L10, translated to MNREEKKVIIDSLAEKLKEYSHFYITDTSELNAEQTAALRKMCFEQQVKLVVVKNTLFIKALEQVEKAEAELMPTLKGETAVMFCNTGKGPAKLIKEFRKANPKPVLKAAYVEQCVYLGEGALEELVNIKSREELIGDIVALLQSPAKNVISALQGSAGQKIAGLVKTLEARG